In Candidatus Nitronauta litoralis, one DNA window encodes the following:
- a CDS encoding YfiR family protein, producing MKNSEKIFRKVKWSSSLVWAGCLLGALGLFLFPLFSIPGESLAARESVSLEHKLKAAFTFNFIKFIDWPKEDSNGKFTLYLLGAGPINDALSDLDGKEISGRTLTVQEIDGVEEGNQPGILFVNVSKKRSLSNILEKAREKGMLTIGEMDGFCDQGGIINFVIRDDSINFEINLKEAKRSRLSISYKLLNQAIKIYK from the coding sequence TTGAAAAATTCAGAAAAAATTTTCCGGAAAGTCAAATGGTCTTCCAGCCTTGTCTGGGCCGGGTGCCTCTTGGGCGCGCTTGGTTTGTTTTTATTTCCTCTTTTTTCCATTCCCGGAGAAAGCCTTGCTGCCAGGGAAAGTGTTTCCCTGGAGCACAAACTGAAAGCTGCATTCACCTTCAATTTTATAAAGTTTATTGATTGGCCAAAGGAAGATTCCAATGGGAAATTTACACTTTACCTTTTGGGAGCGGGTCCGATTAATGATGCGTTGTCCGACCTTGATGGAAAAGAAATCTCAGGCCGAACTCTCACTGTGCAGGAAATTGATGGTGTTGAGGAAGGAAATCAACCTGGAATTTTGTTTGTCAATGTTTCCAAAAAAAGGAGCCTTTCAAATATTTTGGAAAAGGCGCGTGAAAAGGGAATGCTGACTATAGGAGAAATGGATGGTTTTTGTGATCAGGGGGGCATCATTAACTTTGTGATACGTGATGATTCGATCAATTTTGAAATCAATTTAAAAGAAGCGAAACGGTCCCGATTGTCTATCAGTTACAAACTATTGAACCAGGCAATAAAAATTTACAAATAA
- a CDS encoding response regulator — protein sequence MQVPDNSSIKKRVNKALLFTSILILGSTCFFFTVYEVIIFKKSLTNEVSSLAQIMSINSSAPLAFSDKKGANELLKTLKVKPHIKGARIYDEKGEVFASLEPEDKSEIDLLPPSPDEPGEQFLNWHIYFFQPVEQGGDRLGTLLIVSDLQEIFERMKYYAVIVILVVLIALFVTYRMSTSLNENVSHPILDLADTMHKVVDQNDISIRGRKKNDDELGFLVERFNSMLGQIQLGSQKLERAYESLEDRVRQRTVELERSREVAENANRAKSEFLARMSHELRTPLNAVIGFGQLLEMNLRDQVDDQSLENLTRIVTAGQHLLALIDDILDLSKVETGYLSLSLEDASLSSLIMEVKELMEYWENKKNVEVTINTKSFENIFVIADRVRLRQVLINLISNAIKYNKENGKVNVACVAGTSNGMVVFKVEDTGVGVPMDKLDELFEPFNRLNAENTEVEGTGIGLALTQKLVHLMNGEITVETDEGKGSTFSVHLPQGQNPEALYPEPGSEKFMEEQSFRSNKFCILYVEDNPLNLSLVQQIFEYEDQINLLTANNGHQGFEMVKEHHPDLVLLDMNLPGMDGREVFQRMQALDTLKDIPVIALSAEAMDGDIKKTLDLGIKSYLTKPINVEELASMVRQYLY from the coding sequence ATGCAGGTCCCAGATAATTCCTCAATAAAGAAAAGAGTGAACAAGGCTCTTTTGTTCACCAGTATTCTCATATTGGGGAGCACCTGTTTTTTCTTCACCGTTTATGAAGTTATTATTTTTAAGAAATCCCTGACTAATGAGGTTTCCAGCCTTGCTCAGATCATGAGCATCAACAGCTCGGCTCCTCTGGCTTTCAGCGATAAAAAAGGCGCAAACGAATTATTAAAAACCTTAAAAGTTAAGCCGCATATCAAAGGCGCTAGAATTTATGATGAAAAAGGAGAGGTGTTCGCAAGCCTTGAACCAGAGGATAAGTCTGAAATAGACCTTCTTCCACCCAGCCCCGATGAGCCCGGAGAACAGTTTTTGAATTGGCACATTTACTTTTTTCAGCCTGTGGAGCAGGGAGGAGACAGACTGGGAACCCTTTTGATTGTTTCAGACCTTCAGGAAATATTCGAACGAATGAAGTACTATGCCGTGATCGTGATCCTCGTGGTTTTGATCGCCTTGTTCGTCACCTACAGGATGTCGACAAGCCTGAATGAAAATGTATCCCACCCCATCCTGGATCTTGCGGACACGATGCATAAAGTAGTTGATCAGAATGATATATCCATTCGAGGGCGAAAAAAAAATGATGATGAGTTGGGTTTCCTGGTCGAACGGTTTAACAGCATGCTTGGACAGATTCAATTGGGCAGCCAGAAGCTGGAGCGAGCCTATGAATCGCTTGAGGATCGTGTCAGGCAAAGGACAGTAGAATTGGAACGATCCAGGGAAGTTGCCGAAAATGCAAACCGGGCCAAGTCTGAATTTTTAGCAAGAATGAGTCATGAATTGCGAACACCTTTGAACGCGGTCATTGGTTTCGGACAACTGCTTGAAATGAATTTGCGGGATCAGGTTGATGATCAGAGCCTGGAAAACCTGACGCGTATTGTGACGGCCGGCCAGCACCTTCTTGCTTTGATTGATGACATCCTGGATCTTTCCAAAGTGGAAACGGGTTATCTGTCCTTGTCTCTGGAAGATGCCTCCTTGTCAAGTTTGATCATGGAGGTAAAGGAATTGATGGAGTACTGGGAAAACAAAAAAAATGTCGAGGTAACTATTAATACCAAAAGTTTTGAAAACATTTTTGTGATTGCCGACAGGGTGCGATTAAGACAGGTTTTAATCAACCTCATTTCCAACGCCATAAAATATAATAAAGAAAATGGAAAAGTGAATGTAGCCTGTGTGGCGGGAACATCCAACGGGATGGTTGTTTTTAAAGTGGAGGATACGGGAGTTGGAGTCCCAATGGATAAGCTCGATGAACTGTTTGAACCTTTCAATCGATTGAATGCTGAAAATACGGAGGTAGAAGGAACCGGAATAGGGCTGGCCCTGACACAAAAACTGGTTCACCTTATGAATGGGGAAATTACAGTCGAAACTGATGAAGGTAAGGGCAGTACTTTTTCGGTGCACCTTCCCCAGGGGCAAAACCCGGAGGCTTTGTACCCGGAACCCGGGTCTGAAAAGTTTATGGAGGAGCAATCGTTTCGATCTAATAAGTTCTGTATTTTGTATGTGGAGGATAATCCCTTGAACCTGTCTCTGGTTCAGCAGATTTTTGAATATGAGGATCAAATTAACCTGCTCACGGCCAATAATGGACACCAGGGCTTTGAAATGGTTAAAGAGCACCATCCTGATTTGGTTCTATTGGATATGAACCTTCCGGGGATGGACGGACGCGAGGTTTTCCAGAGAATGCAGGCCCTGGACACTTTAAAGGATATTCCTGTAATTGCCTTGAGCGCTGAGGCTATGGATGGGGATATAAAGAAAACTCTTGATCTTGGAATAAAATCTTATTTGACCAAGCCCATTAATGTGGAAGAGTTGGCCAGTATGGTCAGGCAATACCTTTATTAG
- a CDS encoding TonB-dependent receptor, producing MKTSKFLLVFMLITQVVPSAWAGEPGKGMDLPEDLSTLSISELKGIKLSKVTSVSRKEEKQFDAASSIYVITQEDIRRSGLLSIPELLRLVPGLEVARIDGNKWAITSRGFNGRFASKMLILIDGRSVYTSVFSGVFWDEIDYPLEDIERIEVIKGSGGTLWGANAVNGVINIITKNAEDTEGGLLTAGAGNLENGFGTARYGAKIGDNLSLRLYGKYKARDELEEHGAIPAADQWESGRGGFRADWTPSENNKFSMQGEYFQGESGLSAPSVVSSLAPLSLPTRNEVDGFGGGHFLTRWDRTFSDTSDMQLQFFYNRENRSNLSFQPDMQLNTYDMDFQHRFQLADQHELIWGLGQRYIIDKYDNVFNFQFFQASRTNYLIGGFVQDTWTVVPEKLKVTLGTKVSVNSYTGVEVQPSGRALWNIDEKQAVWVAFSRAVRTPSRVADGSRVQLGAMPGPGGAVTLISLFGDKDVKSEELFSMEFGYRIRPNDKLYFDISTFYNMYSNLLSFERGTPALEAMPAPPHILVPITIDNRAYGDTYGIEIVGKWEVMDRWRLEGGFNWLEMDLDRESGSTDAATIFTTGNSPQFQWKLRSFVDLPHDLEFDTSFYYVDRLTNIGAPQYTRMDLRLGWQPTSSVELSVGVLNVLDGEHYEFAPANEFNRVSPTRVPRSGYGKVTVRF from the coding sequence TTGAAAACTTCGAAATTTTTATTAGTTTTTATGCTGATAACCCAGGTAGTTCCTTCAGCCTGGGCTGGAGAACCGGGAAAGGGAATGGATCTGCCGGAAGACCTTAGTACTCTTTCAATTTCTGAGTTGAAGGGCATTAAGCTTTCCAAGGTTACCTCCGTTTCAAGGAAGGAAGAAAAGCAGTTTGATGCAGCGTCTTCTATCTACGTCATTACTCAGGAAGACATTCGTCGTTCTGGCTTACTCAGCATTCCGGAATTGTTGCGGCTGGTTCCCGGGCTGGAGGTAGCACGGATCGATGGTAATAAATGGGCCATAACGTCGCGTGGTTTTAATGGTCGGTTTGCCAGCAAAATGCTGATCCTTATTGATGGTCGCAGTGTTTATACCTCCGTTTTTTCCGGTGTGTTCTGGGATGAGATCGATTACCCGCTGGAAGACATTGAACGAATTGAGGTGATCAAAGGTTCGGGGGGCACTCTGTGGGGCGCCAATGCTGTTAATGGAGTGATCAACATCATCACAAAAAATGCGGAAGATACAGAAGGCGGTTTGCTTACCGCAGGTGCTGGCAATCTGGAAAATGGATTTGGCACAGCCCGATACGGAGCAAAGATTGGTGACAACCTTTCCCTGCGCCTCTATGGAAAATACAAGGCACGGGATGAGTTGGAAGAACACGGTGCCATACCTGCTGCGGACCAATGGGAATCTGGGCGAGGTGGATTCCGTGCCGACTGGACACCATCTGAAAACAACAAATTTTCCATGCAAGGTGAGTATTTCCAGGGTGAATCCGGACTGAGTGCCCCCTCTGTGGTGTCCTCCCTGGCTCCTCTCTCGTTGCCCACGCGCAATGAGGTAGACGGTTTTGGTGGCGGGCATTTTTTAACACGCTGGGATAGAACGTTTTCTGATACTTCAGATATGCAGCTCCAGTTTTTTTATAACAGGGAAAACCGCTCCAACCTGAGTTTTCAGCCGGACATGCAGTTAAACACCTACGATATGGATTTCCAGCATCGCTTCCAACTGGCCGACCAGCATGAATTAATATGGGGACTAGGGCAGCGTTATATCATCGATAAATACGACAATGTTTTTAATTTTCAGTTTTTTCAGGCCAGTCGTACCAATTACCTGATAGGTGGTTTTGTTCAAGATACCTGGACGGTGGTACCGGAGAAACTCAAGGTCACGCTCGGAACCAAGGTTTCGGTTAACTCTTATACCGGTGTAGAGGTCCAGCCCAGCGGTCGTGCGCTTTGGAACATAGATGAAAAGCAGGCGGTCTGGGTCGCTTTCTCACGGGCAGTGCGGACCCCTTCACGGGTTGCTGATGGTTCGAGAGTTCAACTGGGAGCGATGCCGGGTCCGGGTGGGGCGGTGACTTTGATTTCCCTGTTTGGCGACAAGGATGTTAAATCAGAAGAACTATTCTCCATGGAATTTGGTTACAGGATTCGACCCAATGATAAGCTTTATTTTGATATTTCCACTTTTTACAATATGTATAGCAACCTGCTTTCATTCGAAAGAGGAACTCCTGCGCTTGAAGCGATGCCGGCGCCTCCACATATATTGGTCCCTATCACTATCGACAACCGCGCTTACGGTGATACTTACGGGATAGAAATTGTAGGTAAATGGGAAGTGATGGACCGTTGGCGTTTGGAGGGAGGATTCAACTGGCTGGAAATGGATCTGGATCGGGAATCCGGCAGCACCGATGCGGCTACCATTTTCACCACCGGCAACAGTCCGCAGTTTCAATGGAAGTTACGCTCTTTTGTTGACCTTCCTCACGATCTGGAATTCGACACCTCGTTCTATTACGTTGACCGCCTGACCAATATCGGGGCACCCCAGTATACCCGCATGGACCTCCGGCTGGGATGGCAACCAACCTCCTCTGTTGAATTGAGCGTGGGAGTGCTCAACGTACTGGATGGGGAGCACTACGAGTTTGCTCCTGCAAATGAGTTTAATCGGGTTTCTCCAACGCGGGTTCCAAGAAGTGGTTATGGGAAAGTGACAGTTCGATTTTAA